A genome region from Columba livia isolate bColLiv1 breed racing homer chromosome 2, bColLiv1.pat.W.v2, whole genome shotgun sequence includes the following:
- the LZTFL1 gene encoding leucine zipper transcription factor-like protein 1 isoform X2 codes for MAELGLNEHHQNEVINYMRFVRFKRGLCLKTVDSCFQDLKDSRLVEETFTVDEVIDMLDGLRTVVHSEVESELISTTYTNVLLLRQLFSQAEKWYLKLQTDVSELENRELLEQVAEFEKSEFTASNKKPSTDLIKPKLAPLNEGGSELLNKTVACLQEENEKLRTRLKTVETQATAVLDEKSKLEKSLKDLQMIIGDQKDITELENKVAALKCQFEKTLNDSTANQKFLEEDLVTTKHDLLKVQDQLSLAEKELEKKFQQTAAYRNMRELLSKKNEQIKDLRRKLSKYEPED; via the exons ATG GCAGAGCTAGGCCTTAATGAGCACCACCAGAATGAAGTGATCAACTACATGCGCTTTGTTCGTTTCAAGCGTGGCCTGTGTCTCAAAACAGTGGATTCTTGCTTTCAGGACCTTAAAGACAGCAG ACTTGTCGAGGAGACCTTCACAGTCGATGAGGTGATAGACATGCTGGATGGACTGAGAACTGTTGTACACAGTGAAGTGGAGTCAGAGCTCATCAGTACAACTTACACCAATGTTTTACTTCTGCGGCAGCTCTTTTCACAGGCTGAGAAGTGGTACCTTAAGTTACAGACAGACGTCTCTGAATTGGAGAATCG agagtTGTTGGAACAGGTTGCTGAGTTTGAAAAGTCAGAATTTACAGCTTCAAACAAGAAG cCCAGTACAGATCTCATTAAACCAAAACTAGCTCCGTTAAATGAAGGTGGGTCAGAGCTGCTAAACAAG ACAGTTGCTTGTCtccaagaagaaaatgaaaagttgaGGACCAGACTCAAGACCGTAGAAACACAG GCTACAGCTGTACTAGATGAAAAGTCCAAACTAGAGAAGTCACTGAAGGATTTACAGATGATCATAGGAGATCAAAAG GATATCACTGAACTGGAGAATAAAGTGGCAGCTTTGAAATGCCAGTTTGAGAAGACTTTGAATGACTCTACTGCAAACCAAAAATTCTTGGAAGAGGACTTGGTGACAACAAAACATGACCTGCTTAAGGTTCAGGATCAACTATCATTAGCTGAAAAG GAATTAGAGAAGAAATTTCAGCAAACAGCTGCCTACCGCAACATGAGAGAGCTTCTCTCTAAGAAGAATGAACAGATAAAGGATCTACGTAGAAAGCTTTCCAA ATATGAGCCAGAGGACTAA
- the LZTFL1 gene encoding leucine zipper transcription factor-like protein 1 isoform X1, whose product MAELGLNEHHQNEVINYMRFVRFKRGLCLKTVDSCFQDLKDSRLVEETFTVDEVIDMLDGLRTVVHSEVESELISTTYTNVLLLRQLFSQAEKWYLKLQTDVSELENRELLEQVAEFEKSEFTASNKKPSTDLIKPKLAPLNEGGSELLNKTVACLQEENEKLRTRLKTVETQATAVLDEKSKLEKSLKDLQMIIGDQKANANQDITELENKVAALKCQFEKTLNDSTANQKFLEEDLVTTKHDLLKVQDQLSLAEKELEKKFQQTAAYRNMRELLSKKNEQIKDLRRKLSKYEPED is encoded by the exons ATG GCAGAGCTAGGCCTTAATGAGCACCACCAGAATGAAGTGATCAACTACATGCGCTTTGTTCGTTTCAAGCGTGGCCTGTGTCTCAAAACAGTGGATTCTTGCTTTCAGGACCTTAAAGACAGCAG ACTTGTCGAGGAGACCTTCACAGTCGATGAGGTGATAGACATGCTGGATGGACTGAGAACTGTTGTACACAGTGAAGTGGAGTCAGAGCTCATCAGTACAACTTACACCAATGTTTTACTTCTGCGGCAGCTCTTTTCACAGGCTGAGAAGTGGTACCTTAAGTTACAGACAGACGTCTCTGAATTGGAGAATCG agagtTGTTGGAACAGGTTGCTGAGTTTGAAAAGTCAGAATTTACAGCTTCAAACAAGAAG cCCAGTACAGATCTCATTAAACCAAAACTAGCTCCGTTAAATGAAGGTGGGTCAGAGCTGCTAAACAAG ACAGTTGCTTGTCtccaagaagaaaatgaaaagttgaGGACCAGACTCAAGACCGTAGAAACACAG GCTACAGCTGTACTAGATGAAAAGTCCAAACTAGAGAAGTCACTGAAGGATTTACAGATGATCATAGGAGATCAAAAG GCTAATGCAAACCAGGATATCACTGAACTGGAGAATAAAGTGGCAGCTTTGAAATGCCAGTTTGAGAAGACTTTGAATGACTCTACTGCAAACCAAAAATTCTTGGAAGAGGACTTGGTGACAACAAAACATGACCTGCTTAAGGTTCAGGATCAACTATCATTAGCTGAAAAG GAATTAGAGAAGAAATTTCAGCAAACAGCTGCCTACCGCAACATGAGAGAGCTTCTCTCTAAGAAGAATGAACAGATAAAGGATCTACGTAGAAAGCTTTCCAA ATATGAGCCAGAGGACTAA